From a single Bacillus gobiensis genomic region:
- a CDS encoding AbrB/MazE/SpoVT family DNA-binding domain-containing protein, protein MKSTGIVRKVDELGRVVIPIELRRTLGIAEKDALEIYVDDEKIILKKYKPNMTCQVTGEVSDDNLNLAEGKLVLSREGAELIISEIQNKLQSSK, encoded by the coding sequence ATGAAATCTACAGGAATTGTACGTAAAGTTGATGAATTAGGCCGTGTGGTTATTCCGATTGAATTACGCCGCACTCTTGGAATTGCAGAAAAAGATGCTCTTGAAATCTACGTGGATGATGAAAAAATCATTCTTAAAAAATACAAACCAAACATGACTTGTCAGGTGACTGGTGAAGTTTCTGATGATAACTTGAACCTTGCTGAAGGAAAATTGGTTCTTAGCCGCGAAGGTGCAGAATTGATTATCAGCGAAATCCAAAACAAGCTTCAATCATCAAAATAA
- the ispE gene encoding 4-(cytidine 5'-diphospho)-2-C-methyl-D-erythritol kinase: protein MRILEKAPAKINLSLDVLHKRQDGFHEVEMVMTTIDLADRIELTELDEDIIHVASHNRFVPDDQRNLAFQAAKLLKQKFNLKKGVSIMITKVIPVAAGLAGGSSDAAATLRGLNRLWKLNLSLDELAELGAQIGSDVSFCVYGGTAVASGRGEKIKHIGTPPHCWVVLAKPTIGVSTGEVYKQLNLKDACHPRVQEMVQAIEEKSFPKMCKHLGNILETVTLQMHPEVSMIKNQMKRFGADAVLMSGSGPTVFGLVQYESKVHRIYNGLRGFCDQVYAVRMIGEQNDLD, encoded by the coding sequence ATGCGCATTTTAGAAAAAGCACCCGCCAAAATTAATCTATCGCTGGATGTTCTTCACAAACGTCAGGATGGCTTTCATGAAGTCGAGATGGTGATGACAACCATTGATTTGGCTGACCGGATTGAACTTACAGAGCTGGATGAAGATATCATACATGTCGCCTCCCATAATCGTTTTGTGCCGGATGACCAAAGAAATTTAGCCTTTCAGGCAGCGAAGTTATTAAAACAAAAGTTTAACCTGAAAAAAGGCGTATCTATTATGATAACGAAAGTAATTCCTGTTGCGGCAGGTCTCGCAGGCGGAAGCAGTGATGCAGCGGCTACGCTGAGAGGCTTGAACAGGCTCTGGAAGCTAAATTTATCTTTGGACGAGCTGGCAGAATTGGGGGCGCAAATCGGGTCAGACGTTTCCTTTTGCGTGTACGGAGGTACGGCAGTGGCCAGCGGGCGCGGAGAAAAAATTAAGCATATCGGAACTCCTCCGCATTGCTGGGTCGTTCTTGCCAAACCAACAATCGGGGTTTCTACAGGTGAAGTATATAAGCAGTTGAACCTTAAAGATGCCTGCCATCCTCGAGTCCAGGAGATGGTTCAGGCCATTGAAGAAAAAAGCTTTCCTAAAATGTGCAAGCATTTGGGCAATATCCTTGAAACGGTGACTTTGCAAATGCACCCCGAGGTGTCGATGATTAAAAACCAAATGAAGAGATTCGGTGCCGATGCGGTCTTGATGAGCGGCAGCGGCCCTACTGTATTCGGACTTGTGCAATATGAATCAAAAGTTCACAGAATATACAACGGACTAAGAGGGTTTTGTGATCAAGTATATGCTGTACGCATGATAGGAGAGCAGAATGACCTTGATTAA
- a CDS encoding TatD family hydrolase, translating to MLFDTHVHLNADQYNEDVNEVIERARDAGVEKMVVVGFDRPTIEKAMKLIEEYSFLYAAIGWHPVDAIDMKDEDLKWIKELTAHPKVVAIGEMGLDYHWDKSPKDIQKTVFRKQIALAKEVKLPIIIHNRDATEDVVAILEEEGASEVGGIMHCYSGSIEIAQKCMDMNFYISFGGPVTFKNAKKPKEVAKEIPFDRLLIETDCPYLTPHPFRGKRNEPGYVKYIAEQIAELKGVSYAEIAKITTKNAEKIFSIK from the coding sequence ATGCTATTTGATACACATGTTCATTTAAATGCAGATCAATATAATGAGGATGTAAATGAAGTCATTGAACGGGCGCGTGATGCCGGAGTAGAAAAGATGGTTGTTGTGGGATTTGATCGTCCTACCATCGAAAAAGCTATGAAGTTGATTGAGGAATATTCCTTTCTTTATGCAGCTATAGGCTGGCATCCTGTCGATGCGATTGATATGAAGGATGAGGATTTGAAATGGATAAAGGAGCTTACCGCTCATCCTAAGGTTGTTGCCATTGGTGAAATGGGTCTTGATTATCATTGGGACAAGTCACCAAAAGATATTCAAAAAACAGTTTTTCGTAAACAGATTGCCCTTGCCAAAGAAGTGAAATTGCCGATTATTATTCATAACCGGGATGCAACCGAGGATGTTGTTGCCATTCTTGAAGAAGAAGGCGCAAGCGAGGTAGGGGGAATTATGCATTGTTATAGCGGAAGTATTGAAATCGCCCAGAAATGTATGGATATGAATTTTTACATCTCCTTTGGCGGTCCTGTTACGTTTAAAAATGCTAAAAAACCTAAGGAAGTTGCAAAAGAAATTCCTTTCGATCGGCTTTTGATTGAGACGGATTGCCCTTATTTAACACCTCATCCATTTAGAGGAAAAAGAAACGAACCAGGGTATGTTAAATATATTGCAGAACAAATCGCGGAATTAAAAGGCGTTTCATATGCAGAAATTGCGAAAATTACTACAAAAAATGCTGAAAAAATTTTCTCTATAAAATGA
- the rsmA gene encoding 16S rRNA (adenine(1518)-N(6)/adenine(1519)-N(6))-dimethyltransferase RsmA: MNKEIATPNRTKEILQKYGFSFKKSLGQNFLIDPNILHRIADHAGITDQTGVIEIGPGIGALTEQLAKRAKKVVAFEIDQRLLPILDDTLSPYENIKVIHQDVLKADVAAVINEEFQDCDEIKVVANLPYYVTTPIIMKLLEEKLPLNSIVVMLQKEVADRMAAAPANKDYGSLSIAVQFYTEPKTVMTVPKTVFVPQPNVDSAVIRLALRDGPAVSVDNETFFFQLVKASFAQRRKTLQNNLINNLFAEKAGKQMIEDALETAGIDGRRRGETLSIKEFGHLANILFAKL, translated from the coding sequence ATGAATAAAGAGATCGCAACACCGAATCGAACAAAAGAAATTTTGCAGAAATACGGGTTTTCTTTCAAAAAGAGCCTGGGGCAAAATTTTCTGATCGACCCCAATATCCTTCATCGAATTGCCGACCATGCAGGAATTACGGATCAGACTGGTGTCATTGAGATTGGTCCGGGTATTGGAGCTTTGACGGAGCAATTGGCAAAACGAGCAAAAAAGGTCGTTGCCTTTGAAATTGACCAGCGGTTGTTGCCGATTCTTGACGATACACTATCACCTTATGAAAACATTAAAGTGATTCATCAGGATGTGTTGAAGGCCGACGTGGCTGCAGTTATCAACGAAGAGTTTCAGGATTGTGATGAGATAAAAGTCGTTGCCAATTTGCCGTACTATGTTACAACCCCAATTATTATGAAGTTGTTAGAAGAAAAACTTCCATTAAATAGCATTGTCGTCATGCTTCAAAAAGAAGTAGCAGATCGAATGGCTGCAGCTCCCGCAAACAAGGATTACGGTTCTTTATCGATTGCCGTTCAATTCTATACGGAACCGAAGACTGTTATGACAGTGCCGAAAACAGTTTTCGTGCCGCAACCTAATGTTGATTCTGCAGTAATACGTCTTGCGCTTCGAGATGGACCAGCCGTTTCTGTTGATAATGAAACCTTCTTTTTCCAGTTGGTCAAAGCAAGTTTTGCCCAACGAAGAAAAACGCTGCAAAACAATCTCATCAACAATCTTTTTGCTGAAAAAGCAGGGAAACAGATGATTGAAGATGCGCTTGAAACAGCGGGAATTGACGGGAGGCGCCGTGGAGAAACCCTTTCGATAAAAGAATTTGGCCATCTAGCAAATATTTTGTTTGCCAAGCTTTAG
- the metG gene encoding methionine--tRNA ligase produces MPQEKNTFYITTPIYYPSGKLHIGHAYTTVAGDAMARYKRLRGFDVMYLTGTDEHGQKIQQTAEKNNTTPQEYLDHEAEVIKELWKKLDISNDDFIRTTETRHKTVVEKIFKKLLDNGDIYLDEYEGWYSIPDETFYTETQLVDVERDENGTITGGKSPDSGHPVELIKEESYFFRMSKYADRLLAYYKENPGFIQPESRKNEMINNFIKPGLEDLAVSRTTFDWGIPVPGNPKHVIYVWIDALSNYITALGYDTGQDEKYKKYWPADVHLVGKEIVRFHTIYWPIMLMALDLPLPKKVFAHGWLLMKDGKMSKSKGNVVDPVTLIDRYGLDSLRYYLLREVPFGSDGVFTPEGFIERVNFDLANDLGNLLNRTVAMINKYFDGQIKSYAGPVTPFDKNLSDMALQTVKSYEKAMDNMEFSVALNQLWQFVSRTNKYIDETAPWVLAKDKEKENELQSVMYHLAESLRIIAVLLKPFLTKAPEQIFLQLGVLEDSLTSWESISEFGRLADTKVQAGSPLFPRLDAEEEVAYIKNKMQGSVPAAKKETKIEEVEKLPEIGIDEFMNVELRVAEVIKAEPVKKADRLLKLQLDLGFEQRQVVSGIAKFYSPDDLTGKKVICVTNLKPVKLKGELSQGMILAGEDNGTLSLASVDESLANGARIK; encoded by the coding sequence ATGCCACAAGAGAAAAACACTTTTTATATTACGACTCCGATTTATTATCCTAGCGGGAAATTACATATCGGCCATGCCTATACGACTGTAGCGGGCGATGCTATGGCCCGTTACAAAAGGCTGAGAGGCTTCGATGTGATGTATTTGACAGGCACTGATGAACATGGACAAAAGATTCAGCAAACCGCTGAGAAAAATAATACAACGCCTCAAGAATATTTGGATCACGAAGCAGAAGTGATTAAAGAACTGTGGAAAAAATTAGATATTTCCAATGATGATTTTATCCGTACGACTGAAACACGCCATAAGACAGTCGTTGAAAAAATTTTTAAAAAGCTTTTGGATAACGGGGATATATACCTTGACGAGTATGAAGGGTGGTACAGCATCCCTGACGAAACGTTTTATACGGAAACGCAGCTGGTAGATGTTGAACGTGATGAGAACGGAACAATCACCGGCGGAAAAAGCCCTGATAGCGGCCATCCAGTTGAATTGATTAAGGAAGAATCATATTTTTTCCGTATGAGCAAATACGCGGATCGTCTCCTTGCCTACTATAAAGAAAATCCCGGTTTTATTCAGCCTGAATCAAGAAAAAATGAAATGATCAACAATTTCATTAAGCCGGGTCTGGAAGACTTAGCAGTCAGCCGAACGACATTTGATTGGGGTATCCCGGTTCCAGGAAATCCAAAACATGTCATCTACGTATGGATTGACGCACTGTCGAATTATATTACTGCGCTCGGTTACGACACTGGCCAGGATGAAAAATATAAAAAATATTGGCCGGCAGATGTACATTTAGTTGGTAAAGAGATTGTCCGCTTCCACACCATTTATTGGCCGATTATGCTAATGGCTTTGGATCTTCCGCTTCCAAAAAAGGTCTTCGCCCATGGCTGGCTGCTAATGAAGGATGGGAAAATGTCAAAATCAAAAGGAAATGTGGTTGATCCAGTCACATTAATTGACAGATATGGTTTGGATTCTCTTCGTTATTATTTACTTCGTGAGGTTCCATTCGGTTCTGACGGTGTTTTCACTCCCGAAGGCTTTATAGAACGGGTAAATTTCGATTTGGCGAATGATTTGGGAAATCTGTTAAACCGGACAGTAGCAATGATCAACAAGTATTTTGACGGCCAAATCAAATCGTATGCCGGACCTGTCACTCCGTTTGATAAAAATTTATCGGATATGGCTTTACAAACAGTGAAATCATATGAAAAGGCAATGGATAATATGGAGTTTTCCGTTGCACTTAACCAATTGTGGCAATTCGTCAGCCGGACAAATAAATATATTGATGAAACTGCTCCATGGGTTTTGGCTAAAGATAAAGAAAAAGAAAACGAACTGCAGTCTGTTATGTATCATCTTGCAGAGTCGCTGCGGATCATTGCTGTTCTATTGAAGCCGTTTTTAACAAAAGCGCCAGAGCAAATCTTTTTGCAGCTCGGCGTGTTAGAGGATTCATTAACATCATGGGAAAGCATTTCAGAGTTCGGAAGGCTGGCTGACACGAAAGTACAAGCTGGTTCTCCATTATTCCCGCGATTGGACGCTGAAGAAGAAGTCGCCTACATTAAAAATAAAATGCAGGGTTCTGTCCCGGCTGCAAAAAAAGAAACAAAGATAGAAGAGGTGGAGAAGCTTCCTGAAATCGGCATTGATGAATTTATGAATGTCGAGCTTCGTGTCGCTGAGGTAATCAAAGCCGAACCTGTAAAAAAAGCGGACCGCTTGCTAAAGCTCCAGCTTGATTTAGGCTTTGAACAACGACAAGTTGTCTCCGGAATTGCTAAGTTTTACAGCCCTGATGATTTAACCGGGAAAAAAGTCATCTGCGTGACTAATCTTAAACCTGTAAAATTAAAGGGAGAGTTGTCACAGGGGATGATTTTGGCAGGGGAAGATAACGGTACTCTTTCACTCGCTTCAGTAGATGAATCGTTAGCCAATGGTGCCAGGATTAAGTAA
- a CDS encoding L-cystine transporter: MDTFFILLNIVIMLAIVGLLLYMQKKHVSFTKRVFTGLILGIVLGAYLQVVFGPESFVTVTTTDWYSIAADGYVNLLMMIVMPLVLVSIIQSITNLKNSADFGKMSAWIIGILVATAMIAAAVGIASASVFQLDAGEIEIGQAETERGEALQEKLGGIQDLTTPQKILSFLPANPFLDLTGQRATSTIAVVIFGIIVGIAVLGLRRKKPEEAERFSGMVNAVYAVVMRIVTLVLRLTPIGILGLMANTVASTDINGIVELGKFVIASYAALAAMFIIHLIILAISGLNPFMFVRKVLPVLGFSFTSRSSAATIPLNIDAQKNRLGVHEGIANMSASFGATIGQNGCAGIYPAMLAMMIAPTQGIDVTSPSFLIQLILIVGISSFGVAGVGGGATFAALIVLSSMNLPVALAGLLISVEPLIDMGRTALNVNDSMLSGTLASKFTKKLDVETYNSRDAISGETVN, from the coding sequence ATGGATACATTTTTCATTCTGCTTAATATTGTAATCATGCTTGCCATTGTCGGACTCTTACTTTATATGCAAAAAAAGCATGTTTCCTTTACAAAGCGTGTATTTACCGGACTGATATTGGGTATCGTCCTCGGAGCATATCTGCAGGTCGTATTCGGTCCGGAATCATTTGTAACAGTGACAACTACAGATTGGTACAGCATTGCAGCAGATGGATATGTCAACTTATTAATGATGATCGTGATGCCGTTAGTACTAGTATCGATCATTCAATCCATTACGAACCTGAAAAATTCCGCTGATTTTGGAAAAATGTCAGCATGGATTATCGGAATACTTGTCGCAACAGCGATGATTGCTGCAGCAGTTGGGATAGCCAGTGCTTCAGTATTCCAATTAGATGCAGGCGAAATAGAGATTGGCCAGGCTGAGACGGAGCGAGGAGAAGCGCTTCAGGAGAAACTCGGCGGGATTCAGGACTTAACAACGCCGCAAAAAATTCTCAGCTTTCTTCCGGCAAATCCATTCCTTGATTTAACGGGTCAGCGGGCGACATCCACCATTGCCGTTGTAATCTTTGGAATTATTGTTGGGATAGCCGTTCTCGGATTAAGAAGGAAGAAACCCGAGGAAGCGGAGCGTTTCTCGGGCATGGTGAATGCCGTTTATGCGGTTGTGATGCGTATTGTGACGCTTGTGCTGAGACTTACCCCAATTGGTATTTTGGGCCTGATGGCAAATACGGTAGCGAGCACAGATATCAATGGAATTGTTGAGCTTGGGAAGTTTGTCATTGCTTCCTATGCAGCACTTGCCGCCATGTTTATCATCCATCTCATCATTCTGGCTATATCCGGACTAAATCCGTTTATGTTTGTTCGGAAGGTACTGCCTGTTTTAGGATTTTCCTTTACTTCGCGTTCCAGTGCAGCGACGATCCCGCTGAATATCGATGCACAAAAAAATCGATTGGGTGTCCATGAAGGGATTGCTAATATGTCAGCTTCATTTGGTGCGACCATTGGTCAAAACGGCTGCGCAGGTATTTACCCGGCCATGCTTGCAATGATGATCGCGCCAACTCAAGGAATTGATGTGACTTCACCGTCCTTTCTGATCCAATTGATTTTAATCGTCGGCATCAGTTCCTTTGGTGTAGCCGGTGTTGGAGGAGGAGCAACATTTGCAGCATTGATCGTTCTTTCCTCAATGAACTTGCCAGTGGCTTTGGCAGGTTTGCTGATTTCGGTTGAACCGCTCATTGATATGGGAAGAACAGCCTTAAACGTAAACGATAGCATGCTGTCCGGTACGTTGGCTTCCAAATTTACGAAAAAGCTCGATGTTGAAACATACAATAGCCGGGATGCAATCAGTGGAGAGACAGTAAACTGA
- the yabG gene encoding sporulation peptidase YabG has product MQFQIGDLVTRKSYHGDIVFRIISIERLETGKWIAMLHGDEYRLVADAEFTDLQTIKKEEQLVRKRENDLRLSESLDLLKQDYKLSREKHEYQATGRYRHQEHYFSMPGKVLHLDGDSVYLNKCLAVYEKIGVPVFGIHCDEKKMPLIIEGLLDKYRPDILVVTGHDAYSKQKGSIDDINAYRHSKHFVQTVQKARKKIPHLDQLVIFAGACQSHFESLIRAGANFASSPSRVNIHALDPVYIVAKISFTPYREHINVWDVLRNTLTREKGLGGIETKGVLRTGMPLRTNTNASQ; this is encoded by the coding sequence ATGCAATTTCAAATAGGTGACCTGGTAACACGCAAATCCTATCACGGTGATATTGTTTTTCGCATTATTTCAATCGAACGCCTGGAAACAGGGAAATGGATTGCCATGCTTCATGGCGATGAGTACAGACTAGTTGCTGATGCTGAATTCACTGACTTACAGACGATCAAAAAAGAAGAGCAGCTAGTCAGAAAGCGAGAGAATGATTTGAGGTTAAGTGAATCGCTGGATTTGCTTAAACAAGATTATAAGCTTTCGCGGGAAAAGCACGAATATCAAGCTACCGGCCGCTACAGGCATCAAGAGCACTATTTTAGTATGCCGGGAAAGGTGCTTCATTTAGATGGCGATTCGGTGTATTTAAATAAGTGTCTGGCCGTTTACGAAAAAATCGGTGTTCCCGTTTTTGGCATTCATTGTGATGAAAAAAAGATGCCTCTCATCATAGAGGGACTGCTTGATAAATACCGTCCGGATATATTGGTGGTCACCGGCCACGACGCTTATTCCAAACAAAAAGGCAGCATTGACGATATCAATGCATACAGACATTCAAAGCATTTTGTCCAAACAGTGCAAAAAGCGAGAAAAAAAATACCTCACCTCGATCAGCTGGTCATTTTTGCCGGTGCGTGCCAATCCCACTTTGAATCACTTATTCGAGCTGGAGCTAACTTTGCCAGTTCGCCATCCCGAGTAAATATTCATGCGCTTGACCCTGTCTATATTGTGGCAAAGATCAGCTTCACCCCTTACCGTGAGCACATCAATGTATGGGATGTCCTGCGAAACACGCTTACAAGAGAAAAAGGGCTTGGCGGAATTGAAACAAAAGGGGTACTTAGGACGGGAATGCCGCTTCGGACAAACACGAATGCCTCACAATAG
- the rsmI gene encoding 16S rRNA (cytidine(1402)-2'-O)-methyltransferase — protein sequence MKSQKSFNGHSDMGTLFLVPTPIGNLEDMTFRAVDTLKTVDYIAAEDTRQTKKLCHVYDIETPLVSYHEHNKESSGHKIIEWLKEDKNIALVSDAGMPTISDPGREIVREYVSIGGNVVPLPGANAALTALIASGISPQPFLFFGFLDRSKKTKKKQLDELKDREETLIFYEAPHRLKETLTFIHDHLGNRQITVSRELTKKFEEFIRGTAEELKDWAANETIRGEFCLVVEGSQQKSEQTSAWWDELTEIEHVEHYIQLGCSTKEAVKNAATDRDIPKRAVYDAYHIRNK from the coding sequence ATGAAAAGCCAAAAAAGTTTTAACGGCCATTCTGATATGGGGACTTTGTTTCTGGTTCCAACGCCTATAGGCAATTTGGAGGATATGACCTTTCGCGCTGTAGACACGTTAAAAACAGTGGATTATATTGCAGCAGAAGATACGAGACAAACGAAGAAGCTGTGCCATGTTTACGACATTGAGACCCCGCTTGTCAGCTACCATGAGCATAACAAAGAATCCAGCGGACATAAAATCATCGAATGGCTGAAAGAAGATAAAAATATCGCACTAGTCAGCGATGCTGGAATGCCGACGATTTCCGATCCAGGAAGAGAAATCGTCAGAGAATATGTATCGATTGGCGGAAACGTGGTCCCGCTGCCCGGAGCCAATGCAGCTCTCACAGCCTTGATCGCGTCAGGTATTTCTCCTCAGCCATTTCTTTTTTTCGGTTTTCTGGACAGGTCGAAGAAAACGAAGAAAAAACAACTGGATGAGTTAAAAGACCGTGAAGAAACGCTTATTTTTTATGAGGCGCCACATCGTTTAAAAGAAACCCTAACGTTTATTCATGACCATTTGGGGAATCGTCAAATCACGGTATCAAGAGAGCTGACAAAAAAATTTGAAGAATTTATCCGGGGCACGGCTGAAGAGCTAAAGGATTGGGCGGCAAATGAAACGATTCGCGGTGAATTTTGCCTTGTTGTAGAAGGTTCACAACAAAAGAGCGAGCAAACATCGGCATGGTGGGATGAATTAACCGAGATCGAGCATGTCGAACATTACATCCAGCTGGGCTGTTCGACGAAAGAAGCCGTCAAAAATGCCGCAACGGACCGCGATATTCCAAAACGAGCAGTATATGATGCCTATCACATACGAAATAAATAA
- a CDS encoding GIY-YIG nuclease family protein — MENNHFFYVLLCGDGSFYAGYTNDLDKRLKVHNKGKGAKYTRARLPVSLVHSEAYPTKQEAMQMEYHFKTLSRKKKERYLEARREAVSE, encoded by the coding sequence ATGGAGAATAATCACTTTTTTTATGTGCTGCTTTGTGGAGATGGCAGCTTTTATGCAGGCTATACGAATGATCTGGACAAGCGATTGAAAGTACATAATAAAGGGAAAGGGGCAAAATATACGAGAGCCAGACTCCCTGTTTCCTTGGTACATAGCGAAGCTTATCCAACTAAACAAGAAGCGATGCAAATGGAATATCATTTCAAAACACTATCGCGAAAAAAGAAAGAACGATATTTGGAAGCGAGAAGGGAGGCAGTCAGCGAATGA
- a CDS encoding G5 and 3D domain-containing protein produces MKKLFSVKLSKSKVILLAASLLIIGSGTAYGTHELTKQSVSVSINGKKQQLRTHANTVGELLESQGVSTRSEDKISPAIQTKLENNMKVAYVSSKPVQLTVDGQKETIWTTAETVDDFLAEQKLALGDHDQVQPSKDKKLTEDAKLTINKAFQIKLSDAGKEKQLWTTSTTVADFLKQHDLELSDMDKIEPSLDEKLTADHKVTITRIEKVTDVVEEKLAYQVKRKEDRSLETGKEKVVQKGKEGTLKKHYDVVKENGKEVSRKLVKEESGDDSIDKIVAVGTKDKKNQVVATAEKNPVSRSSNSTGKEYYVTSTAYTASCSGCSGRTATGIDLKNNPGAKVIAVDPSFIPLGTKVHVEGYGYAIAADTGSAIKGSKIDVFFPDKSTAYRWGNKQVKIKVLK; encoded by the coding sequence ATGAAAAAGCTGTTTTCCGTAAAGCTAAGTAAAAGCAAAGTTATTCTGCTTGCTGCGTCCTTGCTTATTATAGGCAGCGGAACCGCCTATGGAACTCATGAGCTTACGAAACAATCAGTCTCTGTTTCTATTAACGGCAAAAAGCAGCAGCTGAGAACTCATGCTAATACAGTGGGAGAGCTTCTGGAAAGCCAAGGGGTTTCCACGAGAAGTGAAGATAAAATCTCTCCAGCAATACAAACGAAGCTGGAAAACAATATGAAAGTTGCATATGTATCTTCAAAGCCTGTCCAGCTTACAGTGGATGGCCAAAAGGAAACGATATGGACAACTGCAGAAACGGTAGATGATTTTCTTGCCGAGCAAAAGCTCGCTCTGGGTGATCACGATCAAGTGCAGCCTTCAAAAGATAAAAAGCTTACTGAAGATGCCAAGCTTACGATCAATAAGGCTTTTCAAATAAAGCTAAGTGATGCCGGGAAAGAAAAGCAGCTATGGACGACTTCGACTACGGTCGCTGACTTTTTAAAGCAACATGATTTGGAACTAAGTGATATGGATAAAATCGAACCTTCATTGGACGAAAAATTAACAGCAGATCATAAGGTTACAATAACTCGAATCGAAAAAGTCACCGATGTAGTGGAAGAAAAGCTCGCCTATCAAGTGAAAAGAAAAGAAGATCGTTCACTTGAAACAGGGAAAGAAAAAGTTGTTCAAAAAGGAAAAGAAGGCACCCTGAAAAAGCATTATGACGTTGTTAAGGAAAACGGTAAAGAGGTTTCCAGAAAACTTGTAAAAGAAGAATCTGGAGACGACAGTATAGATAAAATTGTTGCTGTAGGAACGAAGGATAAGAAAAACCAAGTAGTTGCCACAGCAGAAAAAAATCCGGTGTCGAGAAGCAGTAATTCTACCGGAAAAGAATATTATGTTACATCCACGGCATATACAGCAAGCTGTTCGGGATGTTCAGGCCGTACGGCTACCGGAATTGACTTGAAAAATAATCCAGGTGCCAAAGTAATCGCGGTTGACCCGAGTTTTATTCCATTAGGAACCAAAGTGCATGTAGAAGGCTATGGCTATGCCATTGCAGCTGATACAGGTTCGGCAATCAAGGGAAGTAAAATCGATGTGTTTTTCCCTGATAAGTCCACTGCGTATCGCTGGGGAAATAAGCAAGTGAAAATAAAAGTACTTAAGTAA
- the rnmV gene encoding ribonuclease M5, translated as MRIKEIIVVEGRDDTAKIKSAVDADTIETNGSAIGEEVIKRIRLAQQTRGVIIFTDPDFPGEKIRKTVAEAVPGCKHAFLPKHLAIPKNNRGIGVEHASVESIRESLSSVHEEMEDPVLEITTEELIEDGLIGSAVSRKRRERLGDRLNIGYTNGKQLQKRLQMFQITKSEYKQAMKAVMQEEQNE; from the coding sequence ATGAGGATAAAAGAAATTATTGTAGTAGAAGGACGGGACGACACGGCAAAAATAAAATCTGCCGTAGATGCGGATACAATTGAAACAAACGGTTCTGCGATTGGCGAAGAGGTCATTAAACGAATCCGGCTTGCTCAGCAAACGAGAGGAGTCATTATTTTTACGGATCCGGACTTTCCCGGAGAAAAAATTAGAAAAACGGTCGCAGAAGCCGTGCCTGGTTGTAAGCATGCGTTTTTGCCCAAGCATCTTGCCATCCCGAAAAATAACCGCGGGATCGGGGTCGAGCACGCATCAGTGGAAAGCATTCGAGAGTCCCTAAGCTCCGTTCATGAAGAAATGGAAGATCCGGTTTTGGAAATCACAACGGAAGAGCTTATCGAGGATGGCTTGATAGGCAGTGCTGTCTCCAGAAAGAGAAGAGAACGTCTCGGAGACCGGTTAAATATAGGATATACTAATGGCAAGCAGCTTCAAAAACGCCTGCAAATGTTTCAAATTACGAAAAGTGAATACAAGCAAGCTATGAAAGCTGTCATGCAGGAGGAACAAAATGAATAA
- a CDS encoding small, acid-soluble spore protein, alpha/beta type — MGRRRGIMSEEFKYELAKDLGFYDTVKNEGWGAIRARDAGNMTKRAIELAEEHLRTKA; from the coding sequence TTGGGCAGACGACGAGGGATTATGTCAGAGGAATTCAAATATGAGCTTGCAAAAGACCTTGGTTTTTATGATACTGTTAAAAATGAAGGCTGGGGTGCAATTCGCGCAAGAGATGCAGGAAACATGACAAAGCGTGCAATTGAACTTGCAGAAGAACATTTGAGAACTAAAGCATAA
- the veg gene encoding biofilm formation stimulator Veg, whose translation MAKSLSDIKRSLDGNLGKRLTLKANGGRRKTIERSGILAETYPSVFVIQLDQEENSFERVSYSYADILTETVELRFSEDASLSSIYGQ comes from the coding sequence ATGGCGAAGTCGTTGTCCGATATCAAAAGATCGCTTGATGGTAATTTAGGAAAAAGGCTTACGTTAAAAGCAAACGGTGGCCGCCGAAAGACAATTGAGCGTTCGGGCATTTTAGCTGAGACGTACCCTTCAGTTTTTGTGATACAACTAGATCAAGAAGAAAATTCATTTGAACGAGTTTCATACAGCTATGCTGATATTCTGACTGAGACGGTAGAATTACGGTTCTCCGAAGATGCTTCGCTCAGTAGCATTTATGGGCAGTAA